In Daucus carota subsp. sativus chromosome 4, DH1 v3.0, whole genome shotgun sequence, one DNA window encodes the following:
- the LOC108215865 gene encoding phytochrome-associated serine/threonine-protein phosphatase 3-like produces the protein MDLDLWITKVKDGQHLSEDDLQLLCEYVKDILIEESNVQPVNSPVTVCGDIHGQFHDLMKLFQTGGHVPDTNYIFMGDFVDRGYNSLEVFTILLLLKARYPANITLLRGNHESRQLTQVYGFYDECQRKYGNANAWRYCTDVFDYLTLSAIIDGTVLCVHGGLSPDVRTVDQIRVIDRNCEIPHEGPFCDLMWSDPEDIETWAVSPRGAGWLFGSRVTSEYNHINKLDLVCRAHQLVQEGLKYMFQDKGLVTVWSAPNYCYRCGNVASILSFNENMEKEVKFFTETEENNQMRGPRMGVPYFL, from the exons ATGGATTTAGATCTATGGATAACGAAGGTCAAAGATGGGCAACACTTATCAGAAGATGATCTTCAGCTGCTATGTGAATAT GTGAAGGATATCTTGATTGAGGAATCGAATGTGCAGCCTGTCAATAGTCCAGTTACAGTTTGTGGTGACATCCATGGGCAGTTCCATGATCTCATGAAACTCTTCCAGACAGGAGGTCATGTACCAGACACAAATTACATTTTTATG GGAGATTTTGTTGACCGTGGATACAACAGTCTTGAAGTTTTCACCATTCTTTTGCTTCTGAAAGCAAG ATATCCCGCAAACATTACCCTCCTACGTGGAAATCATGAAAGTAGACAATTAACTCAG GTATATGGGTTTTATGATGAATGTCAAAGAAAGTACGGAAATGCTAATGCCTGGCGGTACTGCACGGATGTTTTTGACTATCTTACTCTATCAGCAATTATAGATGGAACA GTATTATGTGTCCATGGTGGCCTTTCCCCTGATGTTAGAACTGTAGATCAG ATTCGAGTCATTGATAGAAATTGTGAAATCCCACATGAAGGACCTTTCTGTGACCTCATGTGGAGTGACCCTGAAGATATTGAAACATGGGCAGTCAGCCCTCGTGGTGCTGGGTGGCTATTTGGATCCAGGGTTACTTCTGAG TACAATCACATTAACAAACTTGATCTAGTTTGCCGTGCCCATCAACTTGTGCAAGAAGGTCTAAAGTACATGTTTCAAGATAAAGGACTTGTAACT GTATGGTCAGCGCCAAACTATTGTTACCGATGTGGAaatgtagcttcaatattgagcTTTAATGAGAATATG GAGAAGGAGGTGAAATTCTTCACAGAAACAGAGGAGAACAACCAGATGCGAGGTCCCAGGATGGGAGTACCTTATTTTTTGTAA
- the LOC108218566 gene encoding protein sym-1 encodes MALSPVILTCQSPDLYRFSGISPKSISHIGSQTRISAYPFQVSAFRSSSLSNHQTPCGLSLLGRSKIGFRQMGCDWIKVSAGNGGGTGGFSGGSSGGGGDSGGGDGEKKWSLISWYLALLENHPVLTKAVTSALLNLVGDLICQLLIDKVPSLDLKRMFLFTFLGLALVGPTLHFWYLYLSKLVTTPGASGAFLRLVIDQFIFAPTFVGVFLSTLLTLEGRPSQVMQKLQQDWFSSVLANWKLWIPFQFLNFLIVPQQFQVLAANFIALIWNVILSYKAHKQVVA; translated from the exons ATGGCGTTAAGCCCAGTAATTTTGACATGTCAATCACCTGACTTATATCGATTTTCGGGAATCTCACCCAAATCCATCTCACATATTGGTTCTCAGACCCGGATTTCAGCTTACCCATTTCAAGTTTCTGCTTTTAGGAGCAGTTCTTTATCTAATCATCAAACCCCATGTGGTTTGAGTCTTTTGGGTCGGTCTAAAATCGGGTTTAGACAAATGGGTTGTGATTGGATTAAGGTTTCTGCTGGTAATGGGGGAGGTACTGGTGGGTTTAGTGGTGGTAGCTCTGGCGGCGGTGGCGATAgtggtggtggtgatggtgAGAAGAAGTGGTCACTTATTTCATG GTATTTGGCTCTGTTGGAGAATCATCCTGTGTTGACAAAAGCCGTTACATCTGCATTGCTGAATTTAGTTGGAGATTTAATCTGTCAG CTTCTGATTGATAAAGTGCCATCTCTAGATCTGAAGAGGATGTTTCTATTTACATTTTTGGGACTGGCCTTGGTGGGTCCTACGTTGCACTTCTG GTATTTATATCTGAGTAAATTGGTCACTACACCTGGAGCATCTGGTGCTTTCTTACGCCTTGTAATTGATCAG TTTATTTTTGCACCGACATTTGTTGGAGTTTTCCTATCTACATTGTTAACACTTGAAGGAAGGCCGTCACAAGTGATGCAAAAGCTTCAACAG GATTGGTTCTCATCTGTTCTTGCGAACTGGAAACTGTGGATACCTTTTCAGTTTCTTAACTTTCTAATTGTTCCGCAGCAGTTTCAG GTCCTTGCAGCTAATTTCATTGCTTTAATCTGGAACGTGATTTTGTCATATAAAGCTCACAAACAAGTTGTTGCATGA
- the LOC108216028 gene encoding uncharacterized protein LOC108216028, with translation MEAKMEEAKRKCRSVEESVENNLKILNSSCKQTLLRLIRSELSFLSRFQSHNPSSPLSVNIGHLEAVVHILKQPCISGVSRVCKPIPQSSLIGNREKVGDNLKGVYVDIVCTFNGDPVWFIVSDRNPKYIYWHGNASCRNKGLKTRIENVLDAARSSISLRPTSVILFFSNGVEDDVSEGLRNDFAATDCHMDFSSFEFGFSEELEGEWVDILARSYERASVVEIKVEHLESSSSLCAKETLHGVTKPGISASREEKFGNYESFHSFVSLMDLSLINDKNLGPALLENSLSNLINFDTTALIAIVSGISNGGIEKLLATPESELRSRFKSNYDFVIAQVMSEVQNPIHMELGGVVSGKGGIICETVCSEFKELVSMCGGPNEKLRAKHLLEHLIVVPDSPSTRMMSLATTRKLALKNKVVFGTGDLWHAPTLSANMAFVRAVSQTGMSLLTIEHRPRALTGD, from the exons ATGGAGGCAAAAATGGAAGAAGCGAAAAGAAAATGCAGAAGTGTTGAAGAGAGTGTAGaaaataatctaaaaatattaaattcatctTGTAAGCAAACCCTTTTGAGATTAATCCGTTCCGAGCTTTCTTTTCTTTCAAGATTTCAGTCCCACAACCCCAGCTCACCCCTCAG TGTTAATATCGGTCATTTGGAGGCAGTAGTTCATATTCTTAAGCAACCGTGTATAAGTGGAGTTTCGCGAGTTTGCAAGCCAATACCACAGTCTTCTTTGATTGGTAATAGGGAGAAAGTGGGCGATAATTTGAAAGGTGTCTATGTTGATATAGTATGCACTTTCAATGGAGACCCTGTTTGGTTTATAGTATCTGATAGGAACCCCAAGTACATTTATTGGCATGGAAATGCATCTTGTCGGAACAAAGGCTTAAAGACGAGGATTGAAAATGTTCTTGATGCAGCAAGGTCATCCATATCTCTGAGGCCAACTTCGgtaattcttttcttttcaaatgGAGTTGAGGACGATGTAAGTGAAGGTCTTCGTAATGATTTTGCAGCCACTGATTGTCATAtggatttttcttcttttgaatTTGGATTCTCTGAGGAGCTAGAGGGTGAGTGGGTAGATATACTTGCGAGATCATACGAGCGGGCATCTGTAGTTGAGATAAAAGTTGAACATCTCGAAAGTTCCAGTTCCTTGTGTGCAAAGGAAACTCTCCATGGTGTTACCAAGCCAGGAATCTCAGCTTCACGAGAAGAAAAGTTTGGAAACTATGAGTCATTTCATTCTTTTGTTTCTCTGATGGATTTGTCCTTAATTAATGACAAAAATTTGGGGCCTGCTTtacttgaaaactcattaagcAATCTCATTAATTTTGACACCACAGCTTTAATTGCTATTGTATCCGGGATCAGCAACGGTGGTATAGAGAAACTTCTGGCCACTCCTGAAAGTGAATTGAGAAGTCGATTTAAGAGCAATTATGATTTTGTGATTGCTCAG GTCATGTCTGAAGTGCAGAATCCAATTCACATGGAATTAGGTGGCGTGGTATCTGGAAAAGGAGGCATTATATGTGAAACTGTCTGTTCAGAGTTTAAGGAGCTAGTGTCAATGTGTGGTGGTCCTAACGAAAAATTAAGGGCGAAGCACCTACTAGAGCATCTCAT AGTTGTGCCTGATAGTCCTTCAACACGCATGATGAGCTTAGCAACTACCAGGAAGTTGGCCCTGAAAAATAAGGTTGTTTTTGGAACCGGAGATTTGTGGCATGCTCCAACTTTAAGTGCAAATATGGCTTTTGTGAGAGCTGTTTCACAGACGGGAATGTCTCTGTTAACCATAGAGCATAGGCCACGAGCTTTAACTGGTGATTAG
- the LOC108219108 gene encoding uncharacterized protein LOC108219108 yields the protein MGCFASTSKHSGDIRRRPNNIGEVAVFVPGLRIPKPVDFSQSLGDHLSKNLVERLSALRTRVVVMAGQEGPAITRTKRRSATQHGGSTLGDLIQALDDYLPVLMGLVKEGTPLQHKVQFVWVNQEDEVEETAMFSAWYEVLSVLHLMAALLFSQANLLLLPRTSSDGHQPKVSEESRRSSIDIFLKAAGYLDCAIQQVLPQLPPELRRNLPVDLSEGVLRALCLQALGQGVDIQLGLAIDSTKATLAVKRRLACEMVKYWQQAHDNITNILLANGWGEKHKLFVKWKYSEARAAAYYYHGLILDEGNTEKSHGMAVAALQAADEYLKESKKTCEAFNAAAPLSRIPPLWGTMKFLSEKIPKDTSSKVRINRDLYSYEKIMETAPTLPDFALALKPDEFQLPPVHTSWNNESITT from the exons atgggatgctttgcgTCTACCTCAAAGCATTCTGGTGACATCAGGCGGAGGCCAAACAATATTGGTGAAGTTGCGGTTTTTGTTCCTGGATTAAGGATTCCTAAGCCCGTGGATTTTTCCCAGTCACTAGGTGACCACTTGTCAAAGAATTTGGTCGAACGCCTATCAGCTCTCAGAACCCGGGTAGTAGTAATGGCTGGGCAAGAAGGTCCAGCAATCACAAGAACAAAGAGAAGAAGCGCCACTCAGCATG GAGGGTCAACACTGGGAGATCTTATTCAGGCTCTTGATGATTATCTACCAGTCTTAATGGGATTGGTCAAAGAAG GGACACCATTACAGCATAAGGTACAATTTGTTTGGGTTAATCAGGAGGATGAAGTAGAG GAAACGGCAATGTTCAGTGCCTGGTACGAAGTATTATCAGTTTTGCACCTAATGGCAGCATTGCTGTTCTCACAAGCTAACTTGCTGCTTCTTCCCAGAACATCAAGTGATGGGCATCAGCCAAAAGTTTCCGAAG AAAGCAGGCGATCTTCCATTGATATCTTCTTGAAGGCAGCTGGATACCTTGATTGTGCAATCCAACAAGTTCTTCCACAATTGCCTCCTGAACTTAG GAGAAATCTACCAGTTGATCTTTCAGAGGGTGTTCTGCGGGCACTTTGTCTTCAAGCATTAGGACAG GGTGTTGATATACAACTTGGACTTGCGATTGATAGTACAAAAGCCACTCTTGCGGTGAAACGTAGGCTTGCATGTGAGATGGTGAAGTACTGGCAGCAG GCGCACGATAACATCACCAATATTTTATTGGCAAATGGTTGGGGAGAAAAACATAAACTCTTTGTGAAGTGGAAATACAGTGAAGCAAGG GCTGCAGCATATTATTACCACGGTTTGATCCTTGACGAGGGGAACACAGAAAAATCACATGGGATGGCCGTAGCTGCCCTGCAAGCAGCTGATGAGTATCTTAAAGAAAGTAAGAAAACGTGTGAAGCTTTCAATGCGGCGGCTCCTCTTTCAAG AATTCCTCCCCTGTGGGGTACCATGAAGTTTCTCTCTGAAAAAATTCCGAAAGATACATCTAGCAAGGTGCGAATCAACCGGGACCTATACTCCTATGAAAA GATTATGGAGACAGCGCCAACACTGCCAGACTTTGCTTTAGCCCTGAAACCAGATGAATTTCAGCTTCCTCCGGTGCACACTTCATGGAACAATGAGAGTATAACAACCTGA